One genomic window of Tenacibaculum tangerinum includes the following:
- a CDS encoding substrate-binding domain-containing protein: MLKLKIGGVPEHFNYPWYITLKNKEYTKEGINLRWEDYPGGTGAMCKALRSGEVDIALVLTEGIIKDIINGNPSKITQTFVKSPLVWGIHVGANSKFKTIDDLENATVAISRFGSGSHLMAIVNAHNNGWDISKLQFKVVGDLQGGIDTLTNGEADYFMWEHFTTKPLVDNGTFRRVGNCPTPWPCFVIAVRNDILENHFEEVKKVHDIINNCTKDFKDFDNIDEILANRYEQQLEDIQEWLSITEWNDGEPISENLITDIQNKMVAFNVIEKKENSGNFIRNMYI; encoded by the coding sequence ATGCTGAAATTAAAAATAGGTGGTGTTCCAGAACACTTTAATTATCCGTGGTACATCACTTTAAAAAATAAAGAATACACGAAAGAAGGTATCAACTTACGCTGGGAAGATTATCCTGGAGGTACAGGAGCTATGTGCAAAGCGCTACGTTCTGGTGAAGTTGATATTGCCTTGGTACTTACTGAGGGAATTATAAAGGATATTATAAATGGAAATCCTTCAAAAATTACGCAAACCTTTGTAAAAAGTCCACTCGTATGGGGAATTCATGTCGGTGCCAATTCTAAATTCAAGACAATTGATGATTTAGAAAATGCTACCGTAGCCATTAGTCGGTTTGGCTCAGGATCTCACCTTATGGCAATCGTAAATGCCCATAACAACGGTTGGGATATTAGCAAATTACAGTTTAAAGTAGTTGGAGATTTACAAGGAGGGATTGATACCTTAACCAATGGAGAAGCTGATTACTTTATGTGGGAACACTTTACCACCAAGCCCCTAGTAGATAATGGCACTTTTAGAAGAGTTGGCAACTGCCCTACCCCTTGGCCTTGTTTTGTAATTGCCGTTCGTAATGACATATTAGAAAATCATTTTGAAGAAGTTAAAAAAGTACACGATATCATTAATAATTGTACTAAAGATTTTAAAGACTTTGATAATATTGATGAAATTCTCGCCAATAGATACGAACAACAACTAGAAGACATTCAAGAATGGTTATCTATTACCGAATGGAATGATGGCGAACCTATTTCTGAAAATTTAATTACCGACATACAAAATAAAATGGTAGCTTTTAACGTTATTGAAAAGAAGGAAAATTCTGGTAACTTTATCAGAAATATGTATATTTGA
- a CDS encoding protein-L-isoaspartate(D-aspartate) O-methyltransferase: protein MRDTTKHQGLRNQLANVLEAKGITDGKVLNAIRKIPRHLFMDSSFEAHAYQDKAFPIAAEQTISQPYTVAFQSQVLEVQSGEKILEIGTGSGYQTAVLLELEAEVYSIERQHELFKKTSLFLPKLGYKPKRFVFGDGYKGLPKEAPFDKIIVTAGAPYVPKALLSQIKVGGRLLIPVGNQEQVMTLFIRKSPKEFEKHELGDFRFVPMLAKKN, encoded by the coding sequence ATGAGGGACACAACTAAACATCAAGGACTTAGAAATCAATTAGCAAACGTTTTAGAAGCAAAAGGAATTACTGACGGAAAAGTGTTAAATGCGATTAGAAAAATTCCAAGACATTTGTTTATGGATAGTAGTTTTGAGGCACATGCGTATCAAGACAAGGCATTTCCTATTGCTGCCGAACAAACCATTTCTCAACCTTATACAGTGGCATTTCAATCACAAGTATTAGAAGTACAATCGGGTGAGAAGATATTGGAAATTGGTACAGGATCTGGATATCAAACAGCGGTATTATTAGAACTGGAGGCAGAAGTGTATTCGATAGAAAGACAACATGAGTTGTTTAAAAAAACTTCGCTGTTTTTACCAAAGTTAGGGTATAAACCAAAGCGTTTTGTTTTTGGAGACGGTTACAAAGGATTGCCAAAAGAAGCTCCTTTTGATAAAATTATTGTTACTGCTGGAGCTCCTTACGTACCCAAAGCATTGTTGTCGCAAATAAAAGTAGGAGGTAGGTTGTTAATTCCTGTGGGAAATCAAGAGCAAGTAATGACTCTTTTTATTAGAAAGTCGCCAAAAGAATTTGAAAAGCATGAGTTAGGTGATTTTAGGTTTGTACCTATGTTGGCAAAGAAGAATTAA
- a CDS encoding Gfo/Idh/MocA family protein — MLKAGVLGAGHLGKIHLRLLQQSEKYELVGFYDSFTENAQKVADEFGYKLFDSVEELIDAVEVVDIVTPTLSHFDCAKQAIEKGKHIFIEKPITSTLLEAEAIKTLASQYHVLGQVGHVERFNPAFVAVKDLIDTPMFIETHRLAEFNPRGTDVPVVLDLMIHDIDIILSVVKSKVKNIHASGVSVISETPDIANARIEFENGCVANLTASRISMKNMRKSRFFQKDAYISVNFLEKESEVVRMKDVPEKPDEFAMILQNAEGVKKQIYYDNPKVEANNAILDELESFADAIHNNTTPIVSLRQGTEALRVAHQIIDCF, encoded by the coding sequence ATGTTAAAAGCTGGAGTCTTAGGCGCAGGTCACTTAGGGAAAATTCACTTGCGCTTGTTACAACAATCAGAAAAATACGAATTAGTAGGGTTTTACGACTCTTTTACAGAAAATGCACAGAAAGTAGCTGACGAGTTTGGGTATAAATTATTCGATTCGGTAGAAGAATTGATTGATGCTGTTGAGGTAGTTGATATTGTTACTCCAACACTTTCTCATTTCGATTGTGCTAAACAAGCCATTGAAAAAGGAAAGCATATTTTTATTGAAAAACCTATTACCAGCACCTTATTAGAAGCAGAAGCTATTAAAACCTTGGCAAGTCAATACCATGTTCTCGGACAAGTGGGGCATGTAGAGCGTTTCAATCCTGCTTTTGTAGCTGTAAAAGATTTGATAGACACTCCTATGTTTATCGAAACACATCGTTTGGCTGAGTTCAATCCTAGAGGAACCGATGTGCCTGTGGTGTTAGATTTAATGATACATGATATTGATATTATTTTATCGGTTGTAAAATCTAAAGTAAAAAATATACATGCTAGTGGTGTATCGGTAATTTCAGAAACTCCTGATATTGCCAATGCCCGTATCGAATTTGAAAACGGATGTGTTGCCAATCTAACTGCGAGTAGAATTTCGATGAAAAATATGCGTAAGAGTCGTTTTTTTCAAAAAGACGCCTATATTTCAGTAAATTTCTTAGAAAAGGAATCTGAAGTCGTTAGAATGAAAGATGTACCCGAAAAACCTGACGAGTTTGCTATGATTTTGCAGAATGCTGAAGGTGTTAAAAAACAAATTTATTACGACAATCCTAAAGTGGAAGCCAACAATGCTATTTTAGATGAATTAGAGTCTTTTGCAGATGCTATTCATAATAATACAACTCCTATTGTTTCGTTGCGTCAAGGTACCGAAGCTTTACGTGTAGCACATCAGATTATAGATTGTTTTTAA
- a CDS encoding 3-hydroxybutyryl-CoA dehydrogenase gives MKNIAVIGAGTMGNGIAHTFAQFGYNVQLIDISQAALDRGLATITKNLDRMVAKEKITEDDKNNTLNNITTYTSIEEGVQYASLVVEAATENVDLKLKVFKDLDEVCPEETILATNTSSISITQIAAATNRPEKVIGMHFMNPVPIMKLVEIIRGYNTADDVMDFTVDLTKKINKVPVEVNDYPGFVANRILMPMINESIETLYNGVAGVAEIDTVMKLGMAHPMGPLQLADFIGLDVCLSILNVMYYGFKNPKYAPCPLLVNMVTAGKLGVKSGEGFYDYSESRKAEKVAKMFS, from the coding sequence ATGAAAAATATCGCCGTAATTGGAGCAGGAACAATGGGAAATGGAATTGCGCATACCTTTGCTCAATTTGGATACAATGTTCAACTTATCGACATTTCGCAAGCTGCCTTAGATAGAGGTTTAGCCACCATTACTAAAAACTTAGATAGAATGGTTGCGAAAGAAAAAATTACTGAAGACGATAAAAATAATACCTTAAACAATATTACTACCTACACTTCTATCGAAGAGGGAGTTCAGTATGCTAGCTTGGTGGTTGAGGCTGCAACTGAAAATGTAGATTTAAAGTTGAAAGTTTTTAAAGATTTAGATGAAGTTTGTCCTGAAGAAACTATTTTGGCTACTAATACCTCATCAATCTCAATTACACAGATTGCTGCTGCTACCAATCGACCTGAAAAAGTAATTGGTATGCACTTTATGAACCCTGTACCCATTATGAAATTGGTAGAAATTATTAGAGGATACAATACGGCTGATGATGTAATGGACTTTACTGTTGATTTGACTAAGAAAATTAACAAAGTTCCTGTAGAAGTTAATGATTATCCGGGGTTTGTTGCCAACCGTATTTTAATGCCTATGATTAACGAAAGTATTGAAACGTTGTATAATGGTGTTGCTGGTGTTGCTGAAATTGATACCGTTATGAAGTTAGGAATGGCACACCCTATGGGACCTTTACAATTAGCTGATTTTATTGGATTAGATGTTTGTTTATCTATCTTAAACGTAATGTACTACGGATTTAAAAATCCGAAATACGCTCCATGTCCGTTATTAGTAAATATGGTTACTGCGGGTAAATTAGGCGTAAAATCTGGCGAAGGTTTTTACGATTATTCAGAAAGCAGAAAAGCGGAGAAAGTAGCGAAGATGTTTTCGTAA
- a CDS encoding efflux RND transporter periplasmic adaptor subunit, producing MKRIIVFGGIALALIAVLIWFGKKNSASPIEYETEKPFKATIVKKSVATGKVVPLEEVEIKPQITGIIDRIIVEEGAIVKAGDLLATVRVVPNEQSLQSARGRINSVQIQLNNAQTQYERNKKLFDKGVISSQEFEASQLSYNQAKNDLKNAQNDYQIIKRGSVGSAGANTNIRATTSGMVVEIPVKKGYQVIQSNNFNAGTTIATIADMTKMIFEGQVDESEVGKLKKGTNIEVALGAIEDKKFPAVLNFIAPKGKDEGGAVQFKIKADVSLDEEHFIRAGYSANAEIVLNKKDSVLSIKEALLQFDRKTEEPYVEVKTGDQEFEKREVKLGISDGVNVEILEGITEDDEVKIWNKVSKDEEKKEN from the coding sequence ATGAAAAGAATAATCGTTTTTGGTGGAATAGCGTTAGCATTGATAGCGGTGTTAATATGGTTTGGTAAAAAAAACAGCGCATCACCAATTGAATATGAAACAGAAAAACCTTTTAAAGCTACTATTGTAAAAAAGAGTGTAGCTACAGGAAAAGTGGTGCCGTTAGAAGAAGTAGAGATTAAACCTCAAATAACAGGTATTATAGATAGAATTATTGTAGAAGAAGGAGCTATTGTAAAAGCAGGAGACTTGTTAGCAACAGTGAGAGTGGTGCCAAACGAACAGTCGTTACAAAGTGCCAGAGGAAGAATAAATTCAGTACAAATTCAATTAAACAATGCTCAGACTCAATACGAAAGAAATAAGAAGTTGTTTGATAAAGGAGTAATATCTAGTCAAGAATTTGAAGCCTCTCAATTGTCGTACAATCAAGCAAAAAACGATTTAAAAAATGCACAGAATGATTATCAAATCATCAAGAGAGGATCTGTAGGGTCGGCAGGAGCAAACACCAACATTCGAGCAACAACCTCTGGTATGGTAGTAGAAATTCCTGTAAAAAAAGGATACCAAGTAATCCAGTCAAATAATTTCAACGCAGGAACAACTATTGCCACTATTGCTGATATGACAAAAATGATTTTTGAAGGGCAAGTTGATGAGTCAGAAGTAGGTAAACTAAAAAAAGGAACGAATATAGAAGTAGCGTTAGGCGCAATTGAAGACAAAAAATTTCCAGCAGTACTAAATTTTATTGCACCAAAAGGAAAAGATGAAGGAGGAGCAGTACAATTTAAAATCAAAGCAGATGTTTCATTAGATGAAGAGCATTTTATTAGAGCAGGCTATAGTGCCAATGCAGAAATAGTTTTAAATAAGAAAGACAGTGTTCTATCTATAAAGGAGGCTTTATTACAATTTGATAGAAAAACAGAAGAACCTTATGTAGAAGTAAAAACGGGAGATCAAGAGTTTGAAAAAAGAGAGGTTAAATTAGGAATTTCAGATGGAGTTAATGTTGAAATATTGGAAGGAATAACCGAAGATGATGAAGTGAAAATTTGGAATAAAGTATCAAAAGATGAAGAGAAAAAAGAAAACTAA
- a CDS encoding ABC transporter permease — protein MKFLFDKDTWQEIYGSIRKNKTRTAITIFGAFWGILLLVGLLGAAKGIENGFNNLFGDFATNSVFMSGSKTTKPFKGFQEGRQIDLTTGDVEKIRSEIEGVEFVVPRNVTVSQVVYGLKTASLTVFGDYPLLDKVQKKKLIEGRFINQQDINENKKVCVISDEVYKQLFDKDEEALGAYIKINNIGYMVIGVYKPSRFEGTNNIHIPFSTFRLVYNQGDKFRWMVVTGKPEYDIEQVEADVKVLLQRLHKIHPDDNRAFRGFNLGKEIAKVTGFLTGMQFLTWFVGIATLIAGVFAIGNILLITVKERTKEIGIRRALGATPGKIRQQIILESVFLTLLAGSLGIIAGGLILMVIDALDLLTNPTVDIPIVLIAYTVLIVLGTLIGFIPAYMATIIQPIEALREE, from the coding sequence ATGAAATTTCTATTCGATAAAGATACTTGGCAAGAAATTTACGGAAGCATTCGTAAAAACAAAACAAGAACAGCCATTACCATATTTGGAGCCTTTTGGGGAATACTATTGTTAGTAGGACTTTTAGGCGCGGCTAAAGGAATTGAGAACGGATTTAATAACTTATTCGGTGATTTTGCTACCAATAGTGTTTTTATGTCTGGTAGCAAAACTACAAAACCATTTAAAGGATTTCAGGAAGGAAGACAAATTGACCTAACGACAGGTGATGTAGAAAAAATAAGAAGTGAAATAGAGGGCGTAGAATTTGTTGTTCCAAGAAATGTAACTGTAAGTCAAGTGGTATACGGACTTAAAACAGCTAGCTTGACAGTTTTCGGAGACTACCCTTTGTTAGATAAAGTGCAAAAGAAAAAGTTAATAGAAGGTAGGTTTATCAACCAACAAGATATTAATGAAAATAAAAAAGTTTGTGTAATAAGTGATGAAGTTTACAAGCAATTATTTGATAAAGATGAAGAAGCTTTAGGGGCTTACATTAAAATCAATAATATTGGTTATATGGTAATAGGAGTATACAAACCCAGTAGGTTTGAAGGTACCAACAATATTCATATACCATTTAGTACATTTCGACTCGTTTATAATCAAGGAGATAAATTTCGTTGGATGGTTGTAACAGGAAAACCTGAGTATGATATAGAACAAGTAGAAGCAGATGTAAAGGTATTGTTACAAAGATTGCATAAAATACACCCAGATGATAATAGAGCTTTTAGAGGGTTTAATTTAGGAAAAGAGATAGCCAAAGTAACAGGTTTTTTAACAGGAATGCAGTTTTTAACCTGGTTTGTAGGAATTGCCACTTTAATTGCAGGAGTTTTTGCCATCGGTAATATCTTATTAATTACCGTAAAAGAACGTACGAAAGAAATCGGAATTAGAAGAGCATTAGGAGCTACACCAGGAAAAATAAGACAACAAATTATTTTAGAATCAGTTTTCCTTACCCTGTTAGCAGGATCTCTAGGAATTATTGCAGGAGGATTGATTCTAATGGTAATAGATGCATTAGATTTATTAACAAACCCAACTGTAGATATTCCTATAGTGCTAATAGCGTATACAGTATTAATCGTTTTAGGAACTCTCATAGGATTTATTCCTGCCTACATGGCAACAATAATTCAACCTATAGAAGCACTCAGAGAAGAATAA
- a CDS encoding ABC transporter permease produces MFDLDSWREIFQSIGKNKLRSILSGFTVAFAILLFTLLFGIGNGLQNTFKNEFAKDAINSIYIWTNTTTKAYKGHQIGRRIQFKNDDFEFLKEKYSDKIQMISPRLQRSAKVVYKTEEDNYTLRGVYPKYDLLESAEITEGRFLNIRDINEKAKVVVIGRLVEKDLFGQISAYGKQLNIGGIIYKVIGVFSDPGGDNDERFIYTPFTTMQQIYGNNDYVDEFGMTYNPEMSIDEALAFSNKMHRELKKKHEVSPNDQRGIGINNYASGNKEVSAMMVGLSILILIIGLGTLIAGVVGISNIMVYIVKERTKELGIRKAIGATPKSIVSMIMLEAILITAISGYFGLMLGVGILELAGPSLEKYFILNPGVSTPIVVGATITLILAGMIAGYLPAKKAAKIKPIVALRAD; encoded by the coding sequence ATGTTTGATTTAGACAGTTGGAGAGAAATATTTCAGAGTATTGGTAAAAACAAATTGCGTTCGATTTTATCAGGATTCACGGTAGCTTTCGCTATTTTACTGTTCACCTTGTTATTTGGAATAGGAAATGGGCTTCAAAATACGTTTAAAAATGAGTTTGCAAAAGATGCAATTAACTCAATATATATATGGACTAATACTACAACAAAAGCTTATAAAGGACACCAGATAGGTCGAAGAATTCAATTTAAAAATGATGATTTTGAGTTTTTAAAAGAGAAGTATTCAGATAAAATTCAAATGATTAGTCCTCGACTACAAAGAAGCGCAAAAGTAGTTTATAAAACAGAAGAAGATAATTATACTCTAAGAGGGGTATATCCAAAGTATGATTTATTAGAATCAGCCGAAATTACAGAAGGACGTTTTTTAAATATTCGAGATATCAACGAAAAAGCAAAAGTAGTGGTTATTGGTCGTTTGGTTGAAAAAGACTTATTTGGTCAAATAAGTGCCTACGGTAAACAATTGAACATTGGAGGAATTATTTATAAAGTTATAGGAGTATTTTCTGATCCTGGAGGTGATAACGACGAACGTTTTATTTACACCCCATTTACCACCATGCAGCAAATTTACGGTAACAATGATTATGTAGATGAGTTTGGGATGACTTACAATCCTGAAATGAGTATTGATGAAGCGTTAGCATTTAGTAACAAAATGCACAGAGAGTTAAAGAAAAAACACGAAGTTTCACCTAATGATCAAAGAGGAATAGGAATTAATAATTACGCATCGGGTAATAAAGAAGTATCGGCGATGATGGTAGGATTGAGCATTTTAATACTAATTATAGGACTTGGAACCCTAATAGCCGGCGTGGTAGGTATTAGCAATATTATGGTTTACATAGTTAAAGAGCGTACCAAAGAACTAGGAATAAGAAAAGCAATTGGAGCTACTCCAAAATCTATCGTATCAATGATTATGCTTGAGGCTATTTTAATTACTGCTATATCAGGATATTTTGGTCTGATGTTAGGTGTTGGAATACTAGAATTAGCAGGACCTAGTTTGGAAAAATATTTTATTCTTAACCCAGGAGTATCTACTCCGATAGTGGTGGGAGCTACCATTACTTTGATTTTGGCAGGAATGATAGCAGGGTATCTACCAGCAAAGAAAGCAGCGAAGATTAAACCTATTGTAGCCTTAAGAGCAGATTAA
- a CDS encoding ABC transporter ATP-binding protein yields MIRIENLHKSYPIGKDSLHVLKGLDLHIKEGEFVSIMGSSGSGKSTLLNIVGLLDTHDEGKYYLNEQLIENLNEKKAAVLRNKFLGFVFQSFNLIAYKTALENVALPLYYKGVSRKERLETALEYLEKVGLKEWANHLPNELSGGQKQRVAIARALVTKPKVVLADEPTGALDSTTTDSVMDLLKEINDEGMTVFVITHEEEVAAQTNRIVRLKDGIIISDELTAVAMNKAKAI; encoded by the coding sequence ATGATTCGTATAGAAAATCTTCACAAGTCTTATCCTATAGGTAAAGATTCATTACATGTTTTAAAAGGATTAGATTTACACATAAAAGAAGGAGAATTTGTGTCTATTATGGGGTCTTCAGGATCAGGAAAATCTACCTTATTAAATATTGTAGGTTTGTTAGATACACATGATGAAGGAAAATATTACTTGAACGAGCAGCTCATTGAAAACCTAAATGAAAAGAAAGCCGCAGTATTGCGCAATAAATTTTTAGGATTCGTTTTTCAATCATTCAACCTCATAGCATACAAAACAGCTTTAGAAAATGTAGCCTTACCTTTATACTACAAAGGAGTTTCTAGAAAAGAGCGATTAGAAACGGCTTTAGAATACCTTGAAAAAGTAGGTTTAAAAGAATGGGCAAACCATTTACCAAACGAACTGTCTGGAGGTCAAAAACAACGTGTTGCTATTGCCAGAGCATTGGTAACTAAACCAAAAGTAGTATTAGCAGATGAACCAACAGGAGCACTAGATTCTACTACAACCGATTCGGTTATGGATTTATTAAAAGAAATTAATGATGAAGGCATGACGGTTTTTGTCATTACACACGAAGAAGAAGTAGCCGCACAAACCAATAGAATTGTTCGCCTAAAAGACGGAATTATTATTAGTGATGAGCTTACAGCAGTAGCGATGAATAAAGCAAAAGCAATTTAA
- a CDS encoding thiol-disulfide oxidoreductase DCC family protein, which produces MKNLPKHKKVILFDGICNFCNDSVLTIIKHDTNNTFVFTSLQSDTGKEITHYLGVDTAEIDSIILYEPGVAYDIKSTAALKIMNDFGGLWKLTQVFFIFPEGFRNIVYDFIAKNRYKWFGKKETCMIPSEEIQDKFL; this is translated from the coding sequence ATGAAGAACTTACCAAAGCATAAAAAAGTAATTTTATTTGATGGTATTTGTAATTTTTGTAATGATAGTGTGTTAACAATTATAAAACACGACACTAACAATACATTTGTATTTACGTCTCTTCAATCTGATACAGGAAAAGAAATTACACACTACTTAGGGGTCGATACTGCTGAAATTGATTCTATCATTTTATATGAACCTGGTGTTGCGTACGATATTAAATCTACAGCAGCTTTAAAAATTATGAATGATTTTGGTGGACTTTGGAAATTAACACAAGTGTTTTTTATTTTTCCTGAAGGTTTTAGAAATATCGTGTATGACTTTATTGCTAAAAATCGTTACAAATGGTTTGGTAAAAAGGAAACTTGCATGATTCCCTCTGAAGAAATACAGGATAAGTTTTTATAA
- a CDS encoding TonB-dependent receptor plug domain-containing protein, whose product MKKVLYVSVLTSIFAFQMHSQEKEKTIQLDEVVISDSKFNLKKENSGKVIHKITAKTIERNSGKNVVDLINTISGIEINGNTSVPGQNLGVFVRGGSTKEVVVLIDGIQVSNPSSPSGSFDLRLLDINDVESIEVIKGAASTLYGTGAATAVINIKLKEATSNKANVALSLFGGTNNDQNTKNGTSIQSSANVNGKIKDFNYLVSFSSLDTRGMSAARPENGGTFKDDPFQRIATNVKLGYQFNEAFSINTLGSYSEFTSSYDGGSFTDADNVSFDKSYRVSLAPKYEYEKGSVQINMAYSKYDSNRVNTQYPGISKGENYITDAFVKHEFDNLYLLGGVNLQHNTIETYAIPYGETELTKTEYSEEPITTLIDPYVNAVYVSDFGFNVNAGVRLNNHNKYGTHFVYNLNPSYRIKQESGYVRFLASYSTAFIAPSIQELYASWGNVDLEPQESTTYEGGVEYKVNSLVLNAVYFNRELESIIAYNPATYTMDNIGDAVINGVEFNANYKPLESVALNTNYTYTNNEETAIRIPKHKVNAGVTYEMKATNMSLNYQYVSDRDDTDFRNFPYENVSLASYSLLDFSANHSLNDNVRLFLAVTNILNEDYQEILGYSTLGRNYKLGVRFTF is encoded by the coding sequence ATGAAAAAAGTACTTTACGTAAGTGTTTTAACATCAATTTTTGCGTTTCAAATGCATTCGCAAGAAAAAGAAAAAACAATACAACTCGATGAAGTTGTCATTTCAGACTCTAAATTCAACTTAAAAAAAGAAAATTCTGGAAAAGTTATTCATAAAATAACAGCCAAAACCATTGAAAGAAATAGTGGTAAAAATGTGGTTGATTTAATTAATACTATTTCAGGAATTGAAATCAACGGAAATACAAGTGTTCCTGGGCAAAATTTGGGTGTTTTTGTGAGAGGAGGAAGTACCAAAGAAGTGGTGGTTTTAATTGATGGAATTCAAGTATCCAATCCGTCAAGTCCCTCTGGAAGTTTCGATTTACGATTGTTAGATATAAACGATGTTGAATCTATTGAAGTAATCAAAGGGGCAGCGAGTACGTTATACGGTACTGGTGCTGCAACAGCGGTCATAAACATCAAATTAAAGGAAGCAACATCAAACAAAGCCAACGTAGCATTATCGCTATTCGGCGGGACGAATAATGACCAAAACACAAAAAATGGTACAAGTATTCAAAGTTCAGCAAATGTGAATGGAAAAATAAAAGACTTTAACTATTTAGTAAGTTTTTCTTCTCTTGATACTAGGGGAATGTCGGCAGCAAGACCAGAAAATGGAGGAACTTTTAAAGACGACCCTTTTCAACGTATTGCTACCAACGTAAAGTTAGGTTACCAATTTAATGAAGCATTTTCTATCAATACTTTGGGTAGCTATAGCGAATTTACCAGTAGCTATGACGGAGGTTCTTTTACCGATGCAGATAACGTTTCCTTTGATAAAAGTTACCGAGTAAGCCTCGCTCCTAAATATGAATATGAAAAAGGAAGTGTACAAATAAATATGGCGTATAGTAAGTATGATTCAAACAGAGTTAACACACAATATCCAGGAATTAGCAAAGGTGAAAACTATATAACAGATGCATTTGTAAAGCACGAATTTGATAACCTTTATCTTTTAGGGGGAGTGAATTTACAACACAACACTATTGAAACTTATGCAATTCCCTATGGAGAAACTGAGCTGACAAAAACTGAATATTCTGAAGAACCTATTACGACATTAATCGATCCGTATGTAAATGCAGTGTATGTATCAGATTTTGGATTCAACGTAAACGCAGGAGTTCGATTGAACAACCACAATAAGTACGGTACTCATTTTGTGTATAACCTAAATCCGTCGTATCGAATAAAACAAGAAAGCGGATATGTTAGATTCTTAGCATCTTACAGTACAGCATTTATCGCTCCGTCTATTCAAGAATTGTATGCTTCTTGGGGAAATGTTGACTTAGAACCACAAGAGAGTACAACGTATGAAGGTGGAGTAGAGTATAAGGTAAACTCATTGGTATTGAATGCAGTTTACTTTAATAGAGAGCTAGAAAGTATAATAGCCTACAACCCTGCTACCTATACCATGGATAATATTGGTGATGCTGTTATAAACGGAGTGGAATTCAATGCAAATTATAAGCCCTTAGAAAGTGTAGCATTAAACACGAATTATACCTATACAAACAATGAAGAAACAGCGATTAGAATACCAAAGCATAAAGTAAATGCAGGGGTAACTTATGAAATGAAAGCTACCAATATGTCTTTAAATTATCAGTATGTTAGTGATAGAGACGATACAGACTTTAGAAATTTTCCTTATGAAAATGTTTCTTTAGCGTCTTATTCATTGTTAGACTTTTCGGCAAACCATTCGCTAAATGATAATGTAAGGTTATTTTTAGCAGTTACGAATATATTAAATGAAGATTACCAAGAAATATTAGGATATTCAACCTTAGGAAGAAATTATAAGTTAGGAGTCCGTTTTACTTTTTAA